The window CCCGTTGCCACGTATTGCGCTGAGCCATGCGTCCGATTCTAGGTGGGCTGTGCGCAGAGGCGCCTGAGAGTGCGGATTGCGCCTCTCACCGGGCCGTCGCCGCGCGCACGACGCGACCGCGGCGGCTGCCGACGATGCGGCAGCCGATATAGATGAGGAACGAGATCGTGGTGATGTAGGGGCTCACCGGGAGGGTCCCCATGACGGCGAGCAGGATGCCGCCGACGGCGGAGGTCACCCCGAACACCGCCGCCAGCAGCGGCACCGACACCGGTCCGGCGGCCACCCGCATCGCGGCGGCAGCGGGAGTTACCAGCAGCGCCATCACCAGCAGCGCGCCGATGATGTGCACGGCGACGGCGACGACCAAGCCCAGCAGCAGCATGAAGACGAGGGAGACGGCCGTGGTCGGCACCCCGCGCGCCGCGGCTGACTGCGGGTCGAGCGAGTCGAAGCGCAGCGGCCGCCAGATCACCAGCAGGCCGATCAGCACGAGCGCGCCGATGCCGATCAGCCAGCCCAGCTGCGCCGATTGCACCGAGACGATCTGCCCCGTGAGCAGGCTGAACCGGTTGGCGCTGCGGCCGTCGTACAGCGACAGGAACAGGATGCCGAGCCCGAGCCCGAACGGCATGAGCACGCCGATGA is drawn from Microbacterium sp. zg-B96 and contains these coding sequences:
- a CDS encoding metal ABC transporter permease is translated as MNWSDIGDALFGGVADYAAILALVQNSVWAGAVLGLVGGLIGVFVMQRDMAFAVHGISELSFAGAAAALLIGVDVVTGSIVGSLAAAAIIGGLGARARDRNSIIGVLMPFGLGLGILFLSLYDGRSANRFSLLTGQIVSVQSAQLGWLIGIGALVLIGLLVIWRPLRFDSLDPQSAAARGVPTTAVSLVFMLLLGLVVAVAVHIIGALLVMALLVTPAAAAMRVAAGPVSVPLLAAVFGVTSAVGGILLAVMGTLPVSPYITTISFLIYIGCRIVGSRRGRVVRAATAR